One genomic segment of Impatiens glandulifera chromosome 6, dImpGla2.1, whole genome shotgun sequence includes these proteins:
- the LOC124942621 gene encoding uncharacterized protein LOC124942621: protein MRDLLGVQWLRFLLFFSSIALQFVSGLSKDSSDSSKGVNGEKKSKSTGNGSMIAVILLVTVAALALSFFLFKIWQKKKRDEQYARLLKLFEEDDELELELGLQD from the exons ATGAGAGATCTCTTAGGTGTACAATGGTTGCGTTTCCTGCTGTTCTTCTCATCGATCGCTCTTCAATTTGTTTCTG GATTATCGAAAGATTCATCTGATTCTAGTAAGGGGGTAAATGGTGAAAAGAAATCTAAAAGTACTGGCAATGGATCAATGATAGCTGTCATATTACTTGTAACCGTTGCAGCTctcgctttatcatttttccttttcaaaataTGGCAAAAGAAGAAACGCGATGAGCAATATGCACGCCTTCTAAAGTtgtttgaagaagatgatgaactTGAACTCGAACTTGGCCTTCAAGATTAA
- the LOC124943949 gene encoding coatomer subunit delta-like, with protein MSRIRIEGLLAAFPKLVGTGKQHTYVETENVRYVFQPIEALYLLLVTNKQSNILEDLETLPHIVAYILFELHMSRNETLVVVLNQVQIPEYAVSLDEEGICKTAFDLIFAFDEVISLGHKENVTIAQVKQYCEMESSEERLHKLVMQSKINETKDVMKKKASEIDKSKIEKNRGVDKGGFMSLQSMGSGKLDNAFGSDTNLSGLGNGFGSGSGFGSSTDVDSFSTKPKGRPSASAIAPPKGLGMQLGKTQKTNQFLNSLRAEGEVIVDDVRPTAGPTKTSAPPLTDPITLSVEEKLNVTLKRDGGLSNFDVQGTLSLQILNQDDGHIQVQIESGGNPGIVFKTHPNINKELFSNENILGLKDPNRPFPSGQSSDGVGLLKWRMQSVDESAVPLTVNCWPSVSGNETYVNIEYEASSMFDLQNVVISVPLPALREAPNVSQIDGEWRYDSRNTLLEWSILLIDNSNRSGSLEFVIPPADATVFFPISVQFTAVNTFSQIKVASVIPLKGGGGPPKFSQRTILSTENYQVI; from the exons ATGTCTCGCATAAGAATAGAAGGGCTTCTTGCAGCTTTCCCCAAGCTCGTTGGTACAGGAAAGCAACATACATATGTTGAGACTGAAAATGTACGATACGTATTTCAGCCAATAGAAGCTCTGTATTTGCTGCTTGTAACCAACAAACAAAGCAATATTCTTGAAGATCTGGAGACACTTC CGCACATTGTGGCTTACATCCTGTTTGAACTACATATGTCTCGTAACGAAACTTTGGTGGTGGTCCTTAACCAAGTTCAGATACCCGAATATGCTGTTTCTTTGGACGAAGAAGGTATTTGTAAGACAGCTTTTGATCTAATCTTTGCTTTTGACGAAGTCATTTCCCTTGGACACAAGGAGAATGTGACAATTGCACAAGTTAAGCAGTATTGTGAAATGGAGAGTAGTGAAGAAAGATTACACAAATTAGTAATGCAAAGCAAGATCAATGAGACTAAGGATGttatgaagaagaaggctagTGAGATCGACAAAAGCAAg ATTGAAAAGAATAGGGGAGTTGATAAAGGAGGGTTTATGTCTTTACAATCAATGGGCTCGGGTAAACTTGATAACGCGTTTGGTAGTGATACGAACCTTTCTGGCCTTGGAAATGGGTTTGGAAGTGGTTCTGGTTTTGGATCGAGCACAGATGTTGATTCATTTTCTACCAAGCCTAAAG GTCGTCCGTCTGCATCTGCTATTGCTCCTCCAAAAGGGCTTGGTATGCAACTAGGAAAAACACAAAAAACAAACCAATTTTTGAACTCTTTAAGAGCAGAGGGTGAAGTTATTGTTGATGATGTACGACCAACTGCTGGTCCAACAAAGACATCTGCTCCACCACTAACTGATCCCATCACGTTGTCTGTGGAAGAGAAACTGAACGTGACTCTTAAGAGAGATGGTGGACTTAGTAACTTTGATGTTCAAGGAACTTTGTCTCTACAGATTCTTAACCAAGATGATGGCCATATCCAAGTTCAG ATAGAGAGTGGGGGAAATCCAGGAATTGTGTTTAAAACTCACcctaatattaataaagaattgtttTCCAATGAGAACATTTTGGGTCTGAAAGATCCCAATAGGCCGTTTCCCTCTGGTCAATCTAGTGATGGTGTTGGTTTATTGAAGTGGAGAATGCAGAGTGTTGATGAATCCGCTGTGCCACTAACAg TTAATTGCTGGCCATCTGTTTCTGGGAATGAAACTTATGTGAATATTGAGTATGAAGCTTCATCAATGTTTGATTTGCAAAATGTTGTCATCTCTGTTCCTCTTCCAGCTCTTAGAGAGGCACCGAATGTTAGTCAAATTGATGGCGAATGGag GTATGACTCAAGAAATACTTTACTGGAATGGTCCATACTTCTTATAGATAATTCTAATAGAAG TGGATCCTTGGAGTTTGTCATCCCTCCAGCAGACGCAACAGTCTTTTTTCCTATCTCTGTGCAATTTACAGCCGTTAACACCTTCAGTCAAATTAAG GTTGCCAGTGTCATACCTTTGAAAGGAGGAGGAGGACCACCCAAGTTCTCTCAAAGAACTATTCTCTCTACAGAAAATTAtcaagttatttga
- the LOC124941286 gene encoding uncharacterized protein LOC124941286: MSENGTWIIYSESSEEPMSSPELGGETTDKSFLMGEAMSVVLIAIGILIFMFLIMKIFEHFFKPINGIRSNNHAQWLSIFKLRNQQVSELPVLMPGQQYPTCIARPTPLPCQRENTHLPFS; the protein is encoded by the exons ATGTCTGAAAATGGTACATGGATTATATATTCTGAATCATCGGAGGAACCGATGAGCTCACCTGAATTAGGAGGAGAAACAACCGACAAATCGTTTTTGATGGGAGAAGCAATGTCTGTCGTTTTGATCGCCATTGGTATCTTGATATTTATGTTTCTAATCATGAAGATCTTTGAGCATTTTTTTAAACCCATTAATGGAATTAGGAGTAATAATCATGCTCAATGGTTGTCCATTTTCAAACTTAGAAATCAACAA GTGTCAGAATTACCGGTACTGATGCCAGGTCAGCAGTACCCTACTTGTATTGCTCGGCCAACCCCTCTTCCTTGTCAAAGAGAAAATACACATTTGCCCTTCTCATGA